From a region of the Triticum aestivum cultivar Chinese Spring chromosome 7D, IWGSC CS RefSeq v2.1, whole genome shotgun sequence genome:
- the LOC123167694 gene encoding bHLH transcription factor RHL1 yields MAGGDGGGGGGAQDDFFDQMLSTLPSAWGDLGAGGKSPWEITAGAEDLGAFDESTLLASRLRQHQIGGEKPVMLQLTDLQRQGLGGEESGGTGFSPLPLFADRSPPQSREEMDGGFKSPNGTGGDHALFNGFGVHGAGASVQPPFGQGGSMSGQSFGGGPAASGGTTAPASSGGGGGGAAPPRQTRVRARRGQATDPHSIAERLRRERIAERMKSLQELVPNANKTDKASMLDEIIDYVKFLQLQVKVLSMSRLGGAAGMAPLVASMSSEANSSAKSTNGGGNGAAAAAAKANGGGESGGGGGGGGGLRVTEHQVAKMMEEDMGTAMQYLQGKGLCLMPISLASAISSATTTTTSPASLLARQAVSPAAAAAALASANGGDDAAARPVKVDAGAASGGKP; encoded by the exons atggccggcggcgacggcggcgggggcggcggggcgcaGGACGACTTCTTCGACCAGATGCTGTCGACGCTGCCCTCCGCGTGGGGCGACCTGGGCGCCGGCGGGAAGTCGCCCTGGGAGATCACCGCGGGCGCCGAGGACCTCGGCGCGTTCGACGAGTCGACGCTGCTCGCGTCCAGGCTCCGGCAGCACCAGATCGGGGGAGAGAAGCCGGTCATGCTGCAGCTCACCGACCTCCAGCGGCAGGGCCTCGGCGGCGAGGAGAGCGGCGGCACGGGGTTCTCGCCGCTGCCGCTGTTCGCGGACCGGTCGCCCCCGCAGTCGCGGGAGGAGATGGACGGCGGCTTCAAGTCGCCCAATGGCACG GGAGGTGACCACGCGCTGTTCAACGGATTCGGGGTGCATGGCGCCGGCGCCTCCGTGCAGCCGCCGTTTGGCCAG GGAGGATCAATGTCGGGGCAGAGCTTCGGAGGAGGGCCGGCGGCGAGCGGAGGCACGACGGCGCCcgcctcctccggcggcggcggcggcggcgcggccccgCCGCGGCAGACGCGCGTGCGGGCAAGGCGAGGGCAGGCCACCGACCCGCACAGCATCGCCGAACGT CTCCGGCGGGAAAGGATCGCGGAGCGGATGAAGTCGCTGCAGGAGCTGGTCCCCAACGCCAACAAG ACTGACAAGGCGTCGATGCTGGACGAGATCATCGACTACGTCAAGTTCCTACAGCTCCAAGTCAAG GTTCTGAGCATGAGCCGGCTGGGCGGGGCGGCCGGCATGGCGCCGCTGGTGGCCAGCATGTCGTCCGAG GCCAACAGCAGCGCGAAGAGCACCAACGGCGGCGGGAacggcgcggcggccgcggccgcaaAGGCGAACGGCGGAGGCgagagcggcggcggtggaggagggggcggcgggctGCGGGTGACGGAGCATCAGGTGgccaagatgatggaggaggacatGGGCACGGCCATGCAGTACCTGCAGGGGAAGGGCCTCTGCCTCATGCCCATCTCCCTCGCCTCCGCCAtctcctccgccaccaccaccaccacctccccggCCTCGCTGCTCGCCAGGCAGGCcgtcagccccgccgccgccgccgccgcgctggcctccgcgaacggcggcgacgacgccgccgcccggcccgtcaaggtcgacgccggcgccgCGTCCGGCGGGAAGCCGTGA